The Brachypodium distachyon strain Bd21 chromosome 4, Brachypodium_distachyon_v3.0, whole genome shotgun sequence nucleotide sequence CTTCTTGTTTTTCTAGCCAGGAAAAGAGATTTCTTTCATCACATATCTTTTCCTGGAAAAGACAAGTTGTTCTGTGGATGATGCATTTCAGAAAGAGaggcctctttttttttttgagaacaaaGAAAGAGAGGCCTCTTGTGCATATGGATATAGTAATAATGGGCCTTGGGCTGAGCAGCATTTCTGTGTGTTTGGACTGCCTGCTGCGTTGGACGGATGGGTGGTTGCTGTAAACAAAAGGTGTTTTGGGgttaagaaaaaaacagcagAGGCTGAGCTGTCGTCTGTATTGCAGCTGGGTCTTGAGTTGTTTCCCGTTTCCACTTGGAACAGCAGTTGGCCAGACAGGTCGACAAAACCGCGTCGGCATGTACCAAAGCAAACAGCTTTGCACATGCGTGCGGGTGAGCATTTTCCGTTTCATAATGTACGGTTTTTTAGAATATCCTACGACACAATTTGCAGTATCTTCCCAATTTGAAATAATCAGTGGCTCCAGAGAAATTATACGCATCTCAAATTTTTTATGTCTCCGTTTTTATTTCCTTCcccaataatttttttgtgatAGTGTGGCAAGTTGAAAGCAATGCATACTTCTACGTAGGAGCCAAACAAATATTCTATGAAAATACAAAAACCGGTGTTTAGCAAACATGTTATTTCCGTAATTTCTTAAACCCAGTGACTTTGGTTAGGCTTGACCGGTGGCTTTTGATTTTTGCTTATAATGGTTAGGCTCAGTGTTACGGCGTATAACATAATGGTACTCCGTACAGTATAACATAAAGACCAAAGCTAAATACCTTGTAATCCAAAAATCAAACCATCGGCCTCTTCTTCTGCAATGAAATTTTAGAAGCTCTCCTGCTaattaaagaaaaagacaGGCTTATCGGAAGCATTCTTCCCCTGCAACAACCATCGGCGATATCTTCCTTTGGGCTCCAACGATCAATTACAATCCAACGGCAATAAAGTGATCCATCTGTCCCATTTCTGCCCAGCCTAAATCCAATCCTAGCCGTTAAAAGTCTAAAATTTGTTGCCGTTATAAATAGTAGCGACGCTTATTTGACTCGTCTCATTGTCTGTCGTCGTAATCTATTTCTCCTTTTATCCTCTTTCTCTCCTCGTGCCTCAAGCTCCAAATCACCCCTTCCCCAAGAttaggagagggagagagcggGGGAGAGGGAATCGTTGATTTGGAATCAGTATTTGGATCTGCGCATCAATCGAGGAGGGCGGCCACGCATTGGTGTCGCGGCCGAATTGGTACATGTTCCTGTTGGATTTTGATTTGTTGTTATTAAGCCTATTTTTGGTTGCGGTTCTTGTACGGATTTCTCAGTCTTGACCAGGCTGAAATCCGTGGAATTCCAATTGGCTTTCTGCTCCCTTTTGCAATCCCTTATTCTTCCCTCCCAGGGAAATCTGTTAGTTCCTCGGCAAAATCTTGTCAGAATTCGATTTGTTAATCATTTCCGTTTCTCTGGAAATCTCGAGCACCCCCTTGCAAGTATTCGATGGTTTCAGCCCCCACAGCTGATATGTCATCCCTGATGTGAATTTTGGAATTTGATTCTTTGCAACTACGGGGCGTCCTGGGCGAGATCTGCCCTGGAGCCGCAGGAATCCGACCTCAattggattatttttttccgTGATGTAGTGTTAAATTTCTCAATTCTCTAATTTGTTTTGCAATTCTGTGCAGTTTGGCCACGATGGCAAACGGGAGGCTCCAGAAGCAGGCACTGCTGCCGCCGCGTATCCCCTTCCcggtggcggccgcggcggcgtccccTTCGCCGCAAGCCGAGCTCGGCCCGATCGCGCGGCCGCGGGACGCGCACCACCGCCAAGGCCACCAGCGGACGTCCTCGGAGAGcgtcctcgtcgacgaacAGCCGTCGTGGCTTGATGACCTGCTCGACGAGCCCGactcgccggcacggccgcaCGGCCGTCCCGGGCACCGCAGGTCGTCCAGCGACTCGTTCACGCTGTTCGACGGTgctgccgcggccgctgccgcctcctccgctggCACCTACGACAATGTGTTTGATGGGATAAGGGGAGGAGGACAGCCTAGTTCTTGGGGCCGTGCACCGGAGTTTTTCCCGGAGCAGAACTCATTTGGGcgcccgcagccgcagccgcagccgcagggcCTGCCGTGGGATCCCAGGCAGATGTTCCTACAGGGCGTTGGCATGCCGCTGCCGGTGAGGGAGAAGAATGTCATGCATCATGGTGCTGTGCTGAACGGTGTGGACATGAAAGGACATGTTGATTCTGCTCATGATCAGATGATCGGAACAGAGCGAAACGAGGGCGATGCGCACCTAAGGCACTCTCAGTCAGAGGCAGACACCAAGCGAGCCAAACAGTGAGTTTCATCGATTTTGTGCCCTTCACTATCACTTGTAATAATCATGTTAGTTTCATAGAATTTCATGTGCGTGAACCACCAATCCTGGCAAGACAATTAAGCAAATGGGTTGTTGATACTGCATTTTCATGTTATGAATTTGTGTGGCCTACCTTATGTTATTTCACTGTTTAAGTAACCAATACAATTAAGTTTAATAACTGCTACCTAACAATGTAACCGTGCAGCGGCTTGTGAGTCTGCAAGCCGCAGTTGTTGTACATTGGCTTACATGCTGCATTTCCATATTATGCACAAACTTGACCTCGCTTACAGTGTTTGAGTATCCGATACAAATGAATGCTGTTAAAGAGGACCTGCATACCTCAGATGTGTTGATGCATTTACTGAATACCCACGTATCTGATTAGAGCTTTGACTGCTGTATTGACTGTAGGCTTGTAGCATCTGTGATTGCAATGGAAATCCAACATAAGTTCTCGAGCTCTCTAAGTGGATTTTTTAAAGGAATTACATGCCGTATACatgtgtgattttttttgcaatctGAATGCACTGTTACACAGTAGGTGCATATCTGAATGCACATTAAATTAAAGTGGTGAGCATGTAGAGAATCCCATTAGTTCTGCATCTGTTTAAAGGATGAGGTGTCTTAAAAACACCTGGACATCATATCTGGCGTTCAAGTTTCTATGCACTGAATTACTGATAAACCTTGAAGTTCCATGTCACACACCTTTATCATTTTATTTCATGTCCATACAGGCAATATGCTCAGAGGTCTCGTGTCCGGAAGCTCCAGTATATTGCAGAACTCGAGAGAAGAGTTCAAGCCTTACAGGTTATTATTGAAGTAGACCAGAAACCAGATCAATCTTCTCGTGCAGAAGTTAGTTTTATGTTAAACATGTATGAAAACACTCAGTTTATTAATATTTGCAGACACAAGGGATAGAAGTTTCTGCTGAAATGGATTTTCTTGGTCAACAAAATATCATGTTAGACCTGGAGAACAAGTCGTTGAAACAACGTCTTGAGAGTCTATCACAGGAGCATGTAATTAAACGGGGTAAGTATTTGTATGCATGCTGTTTTGATAATATTTTCCAATGCAAGTAACTTTTACCTTGAGGCTTTCTTTTGCCAATACTTAGATTCTCTTATTTACATATTTGCAATCAGGGTACTTTAATCTCTATATGAGTTTGGCGAACAACATTTGTTTAACCCTGATCATTGTGATCGACAAGGAATATGATATTAGCTACTTGTTGCAGATTGTGTTATTGTTGCAACCTGAAGAGCTTCTTTCACTTTGCTTACTAGTATTTACCTGTGTTGCATAAATTAGTTTATTTTTCCATGATTTCCATTTCCTACCCTCAGCTGTAAGATCAAATTGCTTCTATTGACTTCAGAATGGAGCTCTTAATACGAGGATGCCATGTTTTGATTAAATACTCTTATTTCCTACTAATAGTCTGTAGTCAATTGAAAACCTCCTAAGGCAGCGGCATATGCTTAGTTCCATCTGTTACATGATGACAATTTCTTTAGTTTTCATAAGTGGGATAAAACATTACGAGATGTATTTAATGGACACATGCTGTGAATAGTGTAATCCCATTGCTCTGCTAAAATACAGTGGTCAACGAAGAAAATTTTCTCTCAATAGAAGACTTACGGGATTTCAGTCTTATGTGAAAAATGAGATTATCTAgaatttttgaatttcagTGATACAGTTCAGCAGAAATGTTCAacatattctttttttgtgtggagATGACTCTTATGTTCATCCAGTGCTacataagatttttttttcccagaaACAATTAAATGATTGACGATCTGAATTTGTTTCCTTCATTCATGCAGTTCAACAGGAGATGTTTGAGCGGGAAATAGGTCGTCTTAGATCATTGttccaacagcagcagcaacagcagcagcacataCTGCAGCAGCAAGCTCCTACCCACAGTCGTAGTAACAGCAGAGACCTTGATTCACAATTCGCAAACATGTCTCTGAAACACAATGATCCCAACTCAGGGCGGGATGCTGTCCCTGGCCTTCGCATCTAGGACTCTTCCTTTCCAGCTTTTGATTCTGAGAGTATCACGTAGCTTGGTACCCCCTGTGGCACCACTATCTTGTGGTCATCAGTTGCATCAAGAGGGGAGCTGTGGCTGTGAACCGGGAATCATATCCCATGATGAATAATGCTGGAAAGGGTAAAAACCGTGGATATGATCTTTATTTATTCTGGAATGTGCACCTGATGGTCGTCCTCTCAGCTCATATCATTGTCGATGATCGACCAGTCGGAGGTGTTTAGGTCTGTCTACTCCGCAGGGTGATGCTTTTCTTGCATCCTCGTATGAACATTGAGGTTCTGATTCATTTCTTTAGTGTTGTGTACTATTTCTTATTAGTGAAGGTGAGCAGGTTATGTTATGATTCTGCCGCATCCCATAGAACTATTTCAATAAGCTAGTGCAGATGGAGCTTTGTTGTAGTTcagtttcatttgttttcttcaaaaacaTGGTATTAGAACACTTGATTTTCTgatatctttgagctgtgtaATTGTTTAAGCATCTTGTTTTAACAGTATTATATATCTGTTGCTGATGAAGAATTTGATATTGCACTAGTTGaatgcatctttttttttatcggggAATGCatctctttgtttgtttgcaaGTCTACCTTAAAACCCTGAACTGTGCCAGAAGTTAACTTTTCAACATTGCACTCCAAAACAGTTTGAAATGCAGCCTTGAATTATTGACGTTCAAGCAACCGCAATGACATGTTGCTGCCATAAGCCATCAAATCTCATGTTTCATCCGTTTGGACCAAATCTCTTCAATTTATAATAATTTGTTTGAAAGTTGTTAATACAGATTCTAGACTTGCGGTGTATTGGTTCATGGAAGTGACATACATCGGGGACACGTGGCATCCATGTCACCCAAAACCACCTGTGCAAGCGCGTAGTGTGGAAAATGGATTACTCATATAGGTTGAGGTTGCAGGTCAAACGGTTTTAGAGTTGAAGGTTGAAAGATGGACTTTTGCGGAAGTTTAGGTCAAAAGGTGAactgtttttcttgtttctttcagAAGTGTAAATGTAGCTGAATTCAGGACAGCAGTTCTACTCTTCTCAAATCAGAACACCAGGCTTGCGTTAGTTTAGGAAAACATTTCCCCAGACAGCATCAACTGCATTATTTCAATTGATCGAGAGAACAAAGCAGCAAGTATGCTGGTGTTTAATAACATTTCTTACAATGGATCTAACAATTGTGCCATACCACTAGACTGCCTTATAGCTTGGTTGCATATAAACTATTCAGGCCTATTTTGTACATTCAGTTAAGGTTCGCCCAAAAGCTTCTAACTTTTATTGAGATCGATGTCCATCCTTTCCATGGGTTTGTTTGCTCGAAAATCAGCCACTGCGGTGTCGAATGTCCCCCTTGCATGCTGGCACATAACCATCAAGTCCTGCAAAGCATCTACCATAACATCCTTTGCTGGATCTCCTGTCAACACATCCATCACAAATCAGTACAGCGTCATAGTAGGGAAGTGTAGGATAAATACTTTGTGCTGGAAAATAGCAGAGAACCATCAACTGTGAACACAAAATATTCATCACCTGGATGCGAAATAGCAGACTCATGTCCAGAGGATTCTACAGAACATagtatgcattttttttcccaaaattAAATACAAGTAATATTCCAATTCAAAACACAGAACTCCAAGTATAATCACTGGTCTATCAACATAGTAATATTCATAGGCTGTTTGAAATTCTCGCACCTTCAATAAACAATATTGCAAAAGGGCAGTTTATATAGCACCTTCAGCTAAATGCAGTTAATACTGAATAAAAAAGGGAAATTCATGAATACATGCTACTGTAAAGTACCTGTAGTCTGAACTCTTATGTTGACTTTGTTATCGGCAGGATGAGGGATGCTATACCCACAGAATGCCACCCTTGGGCTGTAACAACACAAAGTTCAATTATTAGGAGATGTATTCCTAAAATGCAAATCATGCTCACCCGATAAATGAATTTTTGAGTTCCTGTAATGTAAGAAAATGCATTTGAGGAATTTCTGTTGCCATATGCAAAACTGATACAAAATGGCAAGTTGCTTACAACAAGTGCAATTATAATTTTATCATCTGAACCACTATCATAAGATGCAGGTAGCCTATATAACTAGAATAAGTGTGCCCTGCATTATTCACACATGACGAACCAAACTGAGCCATTGAATGATAAAGCCAAGAAGATATCAGCAGCCACCTTATACCATCAGAAGAACACACTGGCTTACTGGCATTATCATCACATGAATAAACAAACTGAGCCGTTGAATGCTAAAACTGATAAGTTCTCAGCTACCATCTTCTAACACTAAACATGCTTAGTtttacgtactccctccgtccaacaaagaatgtctcaactttgactaaatttgaatgcatctatacactaagtcatgtctagatacatccaaattttgacaaacttgagacatcttttgttggatggagggagtagtacaattTTCCTTAGCTAAACTGATCAATGATGCCCTGCAATAGGTCCTAGTCGACTGGTCAATTGCTGAAGCAACAAATAACACCAAATACTAGCAAAAACAAACCGAACACAACTGCAGGTGCTAGTCCAGAGGAGTCTAATACAATTTACATTCCTGTTAAACACACTACCGGCAAGAATAATCTAAATTAAAGCTGCTCCAGTTAAAACAGATTATCAACTAAATCCGGTTGTCTGAAAAATCTGAAATCAAACAACATATAACCACCTCACTGTTTCTCCATCGGCGACATCAGTTTCCTGAAAATAGCGCGACAAAACGAAATATATCCCCCATACGCAACAAAACCAATTTCCAGTCGATCAGGCAGTGGATGGACTctggagaagaaggaatttTACTCACTCCTGGTTGAGGACGAATCTGACGGAGTTGGCGAGGGTGTGGTCCTCCTCCATGATGGAGAACGATGACGCGGTTGAATCCGCCACCGAGCCGTGCTCCATGGCTGCTTACCGGCGGCAAGACGCAGAAGTGCAGAAGCGATCGATATAGGGCACTGTTTAACTGGTTGTCAGTAATGCAGCAACTTCCCCGGAGCTCGTAGAAACCACGACAATGGCAGACTAAAGAAACTGAGAAATCATCGTACCTCTCTCTGGTGACGCAGCGGAGAGGAGAAGAGCCCGGAGAGGAGTGGAAGGCGAgttggggcggcggcggcagggtgCCCCCGGATTTGAGTAGGAAAAGACGCATTTGACCTACCATCGTATTGGCTATATTTTTCTATTCGTCCCTAAAAATTCTGGAAAATTACGCTTGTAATTCTGTGTTTCTATTTTCTACATTTTGTGACGACTATAGATGATGCTAAAGAGGGAGGACTCATGAATCATAATGCaatcaaaataaaatcttggccatgttccaaaaaaaaattgaatgaCAAGTATTCCTCCGTTTCATTATTCTTGtgaaaatattacatgtatctagacgcattttaggaataaatacatttaaTTTTAGGATAATTTGAAacgagaattatgaaatgaaGGGAGTAGCAATTTTCTTATCCTTAATCATCAAGTGCAAAGCAATATTTAGTTAGTATTGAAATAGAAGTTCTTTTTGTGTGTTCTCCTAACTTTTGTTGTTTGGAGTTGGCTTGCAAGTAGAATATGTGTCTCCCTAACTTAGAAGAGAAAAATATCctaataaaaaggaaaatttgttgctctctccatccaacaaaaaatgtctcaattttgactaaatttgaatgcatctatacactaagtcacatctaaatacatctaaattttcaCAAACTCGAGtgaaggagggagtaataattcGGTATAAAATACTCTATTGCATCAATGCTCTTATATATAGGGGTAAATATGTAATTCTGCATTTTCTGTTGCATTTCACCTGCACCGCAGAACTGCAGAGTGCAGACCCCTCCCAAAACCCTTGCCTGCGATCCCCCATGCCGCAATAGCCATGAGCGCCGCCAGCTCtgactccgccgccgcctccaagcGGCCGTTCGACCCCTCCCTTGCCGACCCCTCTCTGCCTTCCAAGCTCCAGCGTTCCTCCCATCCAGACATCTCGCCGGCGGAGAAGCCGGAGGGCGTCGGAGCGGCGGGGCCCGAAAGCGAGGCGATGGCAGCCGCCCGGGTCCCTCGGGGGCAGCGGTACCTGGTGGCAGTGGAATACGCAGGCACCCGCTTCTGCGGCTCGCAACAGCAGCCCGACCAGCGCACCGTCGTTGGCGTCCTCGAGGTGAAATGCTCCTAATCTTAGTTGTGAATTCAGAAGTGTTATCTGAATTAATTTCGTTGGAGATGCTAACCATGAGATGTTCGACTGGGACATGTGTACATGACTCTGGGTGAAACTTAAAACGTGTGTTACTGTTACGGCTCTGCGGGAGATATGCCTTAGGTTTGTGTGTGGATGCTGTAGGAATAAAATAAGGTGAATTATCGGTCAGGAGTGACTTGGTAGTAAGCGTAGACATTCTATTGTGTGTTGTTAAGCGTATCTGGTGCTTGATGTTACAGTGGATTTGATGATGGTACATTTGTGAATCGCTGGATGTGGTTATTTGGAATGAACTGGTAGAGTGGTAGTGGTAGGTTTTACAGGTTGCAAATGTTTTTGGTTGTTTGTCGAATTGAGGTTCTGATTCACTGATATGGTAGATATGTTGTTGGAACTTACGGTTCTTCTTGTGTGATAGTAATATCCTGTAAGGAATTGTGTATGTTTGTAGAGGGACACCATAGTGCTTACTTTAAGTTGTGTGTGAACTTGTCATGTTTTGATTGCATGTTTCTTATGCACATAAGTATCAGTTTAATTTCTTATCTTGGAGAGACAAAGAATTACATATAGTTTTATACATGTATGAGCATGTGCCAATACAACTTACGAAACAAGTATGGTCCTTACAAAATCTTGTGCCATGTATTTTGAAAGAAACAGAAGTCTAGTAAGGTGGCTCCTAGCAATGAAAATAAACGGTGCGTTGTGTTTCTATAGGATTAGACTGGATGCTATGGCTGTTGAAAATTCCTTTATTTTGTAACTTGAAAAATGAATATTGACTTGGCTGACTGAATAGGATCACATAAATAACATTGTAAATAACTACACTTTGGTTACTATTGGAATAACTGCCTCTCGCTGTGCTGCTGCTATAGCCACCTCGTAGATAGCCACTGCTTAGCAGTAGCGAATAGAATATAAATATAGCCGACAACTCatgttttttaattatttcAGGAAGCATTTCACAAATTCGTTGGACAGCCAGTCTCAGTCTTCTGTTCTAGTCGAACGGTACGAGGAGAACATGCTTTACTGTaatattttacaaaaaaaaattaccgcTGTTGAATCTGAACATTTTCTGATAACTAGCGAATTTTATTTAATAATTTGTAAATTTATAGCCTGTTCTGAATAACATTTGGTTAAATAATGTATCTTCAAGTTCAGTTATATAACTAAACTTCACATTTTTATCTAATGCTTCAATATAAATTGTCTGTAGAATTTCAAAGTTCAGctatatttttaaaatgtaattttagTGCGTGTGAACATGCCAGGAATCTGTTGAagatttgatatttttagtTGCAGTTAGTTTGTTCAGGTTAATTATATCCTTGTGTATTCATATAACAAATTTACAAAATGACAGCAAGTCTGCCATATATTATAACCTCTGTGCTGGCTTCCActgtttgtattttttttttacttcacACTGTGATACCACGATAATTGTTATTTACAACATTTTGTATATGTTCTAAATGATTTATGTTCTGGTTCAGGATGCAGGGGTTCATGCTTTGTCAAATGTTTGTCATGTTGATGTGGAGCGGATAAGTAAAAGGAAGCCTGGTGAAGTGGTTTGTATGCAGAAAATTTTCTCTCTAACTGGGATTCCCTCTTGAGTTTTCTCTCTAGCAACCCTTCCATTGAGTGTATGCATAAACTATTCATCGTATGCTCTATCTGCATCCATTGAGTGATGTCGGATTTAGAATCTCAGTGAATACTCCCTAAAACAATTCTATGTACTTCAGAACATTTCTGCCACTTATAACTGTTTGTTGGTACATGTTTCCCCATTTGCAGTTGCCACCTCATGACCCTGGAGTTGTGAAACGTGCAGTGAACCACTTTCTGcaggtagtttttttttaacaaaaactAGCCATGCTTCTATTCACCCAACTGATTTATTATGCTATTTTTTAATCTGAAAGATAATATACATTACATTAGTTCTCTATATGTCGAAGATTTACTTTTCGTTTGGTTGGGCTGGTCCTTGGTATTTAAATCAATGGACATACATCTGTTTACTAAATATACTTGGTGATTCATGTAGTTCTCCAGATTTTATTATTTAACTTGTCTCCTGCAGTAGACATTTATTAGTGTTCCATGTTTTCCCTGCAGAAGAATGAAGGTGACATAATGGTGACTGATGTTCGTTGTGTCCCACCAGACTTCCATGCTAGATACAAAGCCCTAGAGCGCACGTAGGTAGCAAACATATAATATAATGAGGCATTCTCATAATTGATCTTGCTGCTGTTCCATTCTTGTGACCAAATTATTTAATAAAGCGGCAGTAGCTCTGAGGGCTACACATGCTTTAGTTCCTTTTTAATGTGAGCAATTGAAGCTTGATTaaaacaactccacccacccTTTTCAACTAACAAAGTTACTAATTCTATCAAAGGTACCACTATCGTATACTTTCTGGACCTGAGCGACAGTCAGTCTTTGAAAAAAACTCAGCTTGGCACATACCTGAGGATCTAAATATACAGGCTATGAAGGTGAAATCTCTAGGCTAATTATTTTCTGATGCAAAACTATGTTGTGGGATTTACtaatgatgatttttttttatcagaaaGCATGCGATTTACTTGTCGGGCATCATGATTTCAGTTCATTCCGAGCAACTGGATGTCAGGTGTTGTCTTGCTTCTTGACTGTTGTATCTCAGTTGCACAGAGTTCATAAAGAAATGCTAGTGCGGAAAAGGCACAGTGTTTCTTGGATTTAATCATCCACTATGTTTTATATGGAGGGATCATTGTTACAGGCAAAATCTCCAGTGAGAACTTTGGATGAGCTCACTGTTACAGAAGTATTTCCTTTCATGTTTTTTCCTTCAAGCGTAGAGCGATCAGAGATGGAATCACCAGATGGGTCTCTTGTTTATTCGAGAACATCACTCATGAGAGCTTCTGCAGAAGGATCTGATGCTCCTAGTACTGCTAGTGGGAAATCAGTATCTGAGAATGGACAAGAGTTTGGAAAGAGATTAAGGCACCGCTGCTTTGTTGTTACTGCAAGGGCACGGTCATTTCTCTACCACCAGGTTAATTCATCTTACTTGAAGGGTAATTTCAGAGCCTAGGGTCGTTAATTGCAGGCCTTGCTAAGTTGCTagtccctttttcttttcttccataAAGTAGATTTGGGAGTTACTCTCAGGAGTGTTACATTCTTGATTCTCAGAGTGtaatgaagttttttttttgtgtaccTTTGCCCATGCCTATTAGAATACAAGTACTTATGTTCTGAAGCAGAGGTGCAATGCTGGCTAGTTTTGTTTATGAGCACTATtgagatgatttttttagatGCAGGGCATGAAAGATGTTGCATATCATCTGCTATTGGATAGATGGTTAAAAGCAGGCATGTCTTAGCTATGTTCCTGGGGAGACGCTAAACACTGTCTTGAATTAGTCACATGTCACATTATGTGGTTTAGAGGCCCTGAGTATTGAAAAATGCTTTGATGTTAGCTGTGCCATCAAGCATTAGCAGCTCCCACCCTATTTCATGATGGCAAAACTGTGCTCTGGGACATCATGAAATGACAAAATTGTGGTGTAAGTTGAAGGAATGTCTGGGAATTGATAATCCACTTACATTGAGGATTTGAGCAATACCATGGTTGATGTGTAAGAAGATATTTTTCGTAGGGAATAACAAAATGCTATTACGAGAACTTTATACCTGTTATAGCTTCCATTACTTGAGTATTAGATGTTGCTGCAAGAATATGTGTGtcatgtccttttttttttgcctttgaTATGTTTACTGTGTCCTATCCAATGCAGGTACGATTGATGGTCGGCCTTCTGAAATCTGTTGGGATTGGAGATCTAACAACTGCAGATGGTCTGTCTTATTTTCTTCCTAACGTTCACTGAGTAGCTCATGCCTTTTTTATTATAGTGTCTACCTACCTTCAATGCAGTTGAGAGAATTTTGGATGCGAAGGCAGTGACTGCTGCACCTCCTATGGCACCTGCTTCCGGTCTTTACCTTGCAAACGTGAAATATGACCTGAGTATTTGAAGACTGATTTTGTCAAATGAAATGTCTCTGGAGCTTCGAGTTTTTTAGCTGTTGGTTATCTAGGTATGTCCAACTTCCAAAATATACCAGTGATGATGAAATAATGAGAATTCACCCGGCTGTGAACCTTATGTTCTGCTTAGAGTTTCATCAATAGTTATGTGTCCACACCAAACTGTGGCCTGTATTGTACATTTCCTGTCCAATCTGGTTAGCGGTCACACAACAGGTCTAGCATTATATAGAACATGATTTATGTGTTGAAGCTTGTATGGGGATTGGTAATTTGAATTTTCTCTGCAAATAAATGGTTTACACTATTTTTTGTTAGGCCAGATCTTCAGTAACAGAGCGCAAATTGGCAGTATAATTTGTTTTGGTAATTTATCATAGCACTTGCAGAATAATTTCTTCCTGGATGCTACGTGGTTCTTGAAATCGAATTAATCAGAATATGCAGCTGTTAGTATGGTTGCTAATCATGCAACTTGTCAGTTTTTAGTAGGACATTTCTGTTCCTTCACTACATCTGAAAATTCACACTACCGCTCTTGTGTTATGCTTACGCTGATATAAAAATTCACACTACCGCTCTTCTCTCTTCAGGATCAGGTTTTTTTGGATCACTGGCTAAACAAGGAGTGGAAAAAGGACCTACTGCGGAAGTGAACATACTTTCTTATACCTAGTTTGGAATGGAACTGTGTCTCGTATGATATATTGATGAACTTGATGAAAGGAAGTGCACTTCTTATTTTTCATCAGTTTCTACCATGTATTGAGATGATCAGATTATTAGCCGGATAACACTCTGGATTACCTGCAATGGAGGGTTGAATTAT carries:
- the LOC100839764 gene encoding uncharacterized protein LOC100839764 is translated as MSAASSDSAAASKRPFDPSLADPSLPSKLQRSSHPDISPAEKPEGVGAAGPESEAMAAARVPRGQRYLVAVEYAGTRFCGSQQQPDQRTVVGVLEEAFHKFVGQPVSVFCSSRTDAGVHALSNVCHVDVERISKRKPGEVLPPHDPGVVKRAVNHFLQKNEGDIMVTDVRCVPPDFHARYKALERTYHYRILSGPERQSVFEKNSAWHIPEDLNIQAMKKACDLLVGHHDFSSFRATGCQAKSPVRTLDELTVTEVFPFMFFPSSVERSEMESPDGSLVYSRTSLMRASAEGSDAPSTASGKSVSENGQEFGKRLRHRCFVVTARARSFLYHQVRLMVGLLKSVGIGDLTTADVERILDAKAVTAAPPMAPASGLYLANVKYDLSI
- the LOC100839153 gene encoding uncharacterized protein At4g06598, which produces MANGRLQKQALLPPRIPFPVAAAAASPSPQAELGPIARPRDAHHRQGHQRTSSESVLVDEQPSWLDDLLDEPDSPARPHGRPGHRRSSSDSFTLFDGAAAAAAASSAGTYDNVFDGIRGGGQPSSWGRAPEFFPEQNSFGRPQPQPQPQGLPWDPRQMFLQGVGMPLPVREKNVMHHGAVLNGVDMKGHVDSAHDQMIGTERNEGDAHLRHSQSEADTKRAKQQYAQRSRVRKLQYIAELERRVQALQTQGIEVSAEMDFLGQQNIMLDLENKSLKQRLESLSQEHVIKRVQQEMFEREIGRLRSLFQQQQQQQQHILQQQAPTHSRSNSRDLDSQFANMSLKHNDPNSGRDAVPGLRI
- the LOC100839460 gene encoding DNA-directed RNA polymerases I and III subunit RPAC2, translating into MEHGSVADSTASSFSIMEEDHTLANSVRFVLNQDPRVAFCGYSIPHPADNKVNIRVQTTGDPAKDVMVDALQDLMVMCQHARGTFDTAVADFRANKPMERMDIDLNKS